The DNA sequence CATCGTGGTGCCGGAGCAGGATACGCAGGTCAATGCGCTCGGCGCCAAGGGCATCGGCGAAGTATCGACCACGGGCGTCGCCGGCGCCATCGCCAACGCGGTGTACCACGCCACCGGGCGGCGCATCCGCAATTTGCCGATCACGCTAGACAAACTGATTTGAACGGCCTTCCGGCGCGCAGGGACGGGGATGAGGGCAATTAATCCTCGCCGGCGGCCAGCCGCACCTTGTACTGTCCGGTCTTTTCGTCGCGGATAATCTGCAGCAAGCCGTGCTTTTGCGCGTCTTCCATCAGTTCCTTGAACGAGCGGTAGCCGTAAGCCGATTCGGAAAATCCGGGACGCCGGCGCTTCATGGTCTGCTTGACCATCGAGCCCCAGATCTTCTCGTCCTCGCCGCGTTCGGCGATCAATGCCTCGACCGTTTCGACGGCGAAGTCGAGCGCGTCCTGGCGGCGGTCCTCGTCGGTTTTTTCCTCGCTCTTTTCCTCGCTCTTCTGGGCCGGCGCCTTGGCGCCCGCGCTGGCGGCGGCCTTCTTGGCCGGCGCCTTCTTTTCGGCCGGCTTGCGCTTGGGTTTCTGCTCGCGCACCAGGTCGTCGTAGAAAATGAATTCGTCGCAGTTGGCGGCCAACAGGTCGGAGGTGGAATCCTTGACGCCGATGCCGATCACGTACTTGTTGTTCTCGCGCAGCTTGGACACCAGCGGCGAGAAGTCGGAGTCGCCGCTGATGATGACGAAGCAGTCGACATGCGACTTGGTGTAGCACAGGTCGAGCGCGTCGACGACCATGCGGATGTCGGCCGAGTTCTTGCCCGACTGGCGCAGGTGCGGGATCTCGATCAGTTCGAACGCCGCTTCGTGCATCGGCGCCTTGAAATCCTTGTAGCGGTCCCAGTCGCAATAGGCTTTCTTGACCACGATGCTGCCCTTGAGCAGCAGGCGCTCGAGCACGCGGCGGATGTCGAAATGCGCGAACCTGGCGTCGCGCACGCCCAATGCGATGTTCTCGAAGTCGCAGAACAGCGCCATGCTGGTGATCTCGAATTGTGCCGCCATCGGTTACTCCTTCTTTCTTTTTGAGGCGCGCGGGAAACTGCCGCGCCGCGGGTGTCGATGGTTGGCAAGGGTACACTGTTTCGCCGGCGCTGGCGCCCCCTGAGCGGGCATCCGGTTTTCAGTTGAGCGAGGGCGACTGGAAGCGGTGGTAACGTTCCAGCACCATCGGCACGTAGCGCTGCGTTTCCTGGTAGGGCGGGATGCGCCGGCCGTGCCGGATCACCGCATTCTCGCCGGCGTTATAGGCGGCCACCGCGAGCTGGACATTTCCGCCGAACATAGACAGCAGGTCGCGCAGGTAGCGCGCGCCGACTTCGATATTCTGTTCCGGCGCGTACAGGTCGTACTGCCCGTAGCGCGCTGCGGTGGCGGGCATCACCTGCATCAGGCCGATCGCGCCCTTGGGGGAACGGGCGCGCGCATTGAAGCCGGATTCGACTTCGATGACGGCCTTGAGCAGGGCCGCGTGCACGCCGTGCGCCTGCGCCACGCGCCGCACCAGCGGGTCGAACGCGCTGCGGCGCGCCGACAGCTGGGCCGTGGTCACCGGAGCGCCGCCGGCGCGCGGCCACAACCGGTTGCCGTCGAATACCGCGAATACCTGCGAAGTCCGGTTGAGCGGCCGGTCGGAAAAGGTTGGCCGTCCGGACGCATCGTAAGAACGGTAGATCCTGGCCTCCTCGGCCCAGGCCAATCCAGTT is a window from the Noviherbaspirillum sp. UKPF54 genome containing:
- a CDS encoding NYN domain-containing protein, whose translation is MAAQFEITSMALFCDFENIALGVRDARFAHFDIRRVLERLLLKGSIVVKKAYCDWDRYKDFKAPMHEAAFELIEIPHLRQSGKNSADIRMVVDALDLCYTKSHVDCFVIISGDSDFSPLVSKLRENNKYVIGIGVKDSTSDLLAANCDEFIFYDDLVREQKPKRKPAEKKAPAKKAAASAGAKAPAQKSEEKSEEKTDEDRRQDALDFAVETVEALIAERGEDEKIWGSMVKQTMKRRRPGFSESAYGYRSFKELMEDAQKHGLLQIIRDEKTGQYKVRLAAGED
- a CDS encoding lytic transglycosylase domain-containing protein, producing the protein MDSTRVESGGWAWRFALGMALCATGLAWAEEARIYRSYDASGRPTFSDRPLNRTSQVFAVFDGNRLWPRAGGAPVTTAQLSARRSAFDPLVRRVAQAHGVHAALLKAVIEVESGFNARARSPKGAIGLMQVMPATAARYGQYDLYAPEQNIEVGARYLRDLLSMFGGNVQLAVAAYNAGENAVIRHGRRIPPYQETQRYVPMVLERYHRFQSPSLN